A window of Fictibacillus halophilus contains these coding sequences:
- a CDS encoding 3-hydroxyacyl-CoA dehydrogenase, which yields MLQNAVVIGSGVMGRGIAYVSAVGGFDVQLVDVKEEQLENAKKEIDSIFSKAVSRGKLSQSVAEEAQARLSYATNLSAAVSGADLVIEAVPENIEIKRAVFEELDRSAPEHCVLATNTSTMSPTEIGSFTKRPEKVIAMHFFNPVHRMPLVEIVRGHETNDETVELAKEAAVKMGKETVTVNEFPGFVTSRISAMIGNEAFYMLQEGVGTPEDIDKAIKLGLNFPMGPFELGDLVGLDTRLNNLNYLHKTLGEKYRPAPLLVKYVKAGRLGRKSGKGVYDYTTEDNGVKK from the coding sequence TTGTTACAAAATGCTGTAGTCATCGGATCTGGTGTGATGGGAAGAGGAATCGCCTACGTGAGCGCAGTCGGCGGTTTTGATGTTCAACTCGTTGATGTAAAAGAAGAACAACTCGAAAATGCAAAAAAAGAGATCGATTCTATTTTTTCAAAAGCAGTATCTCGCGGAAAGTTATCACAAAGTGTGGCTGAAGAAGCGCAAGCGAGACTTTCGTATGCTACGAATCTCTCAGCGGCCGTTAGCGGTGCAGACTTAGTGATTGAAGCTGTTCCAGAAAACATAGAGATCAAGCGTGCTGTTTTTGAAGAACTAGACCGTTCAGCACCTGAACATTGCGTGCTTGCGACAAACACTTCTACGATGAGTCCGACAGAAATTGGTTCATTTACGAAACGTCCTGAAAAAGTAATCGCCATGCATTTCTTTAACCCGGTGCATAGAATGCCACTCGTTGAGATCGTTCGCGGGCATGAAACAAACGATGAAACGGTCGAGCTCGCGAAAGAAGCTGCTGTGAAGATGGGGAAAGAAACCGTAACGGTTAACGAGTTCCCAGGATTCGTTACAAGCCGGATTTCAGCTATGATTGGGAATGAAGCGTTCTATATGCTGCAAGAAGGCGTAGGAACGCCAGAAGACATCGACAAAGCGATTAAACTGGGCTTGAATTTTCCGATGGGACCGTTTGAACTTGGCGATTTAGTAGGATTAGATACACGCTTAAACAACCTGAACTACCTTCATAAAACGTTAGGTGAAAAATATCGTCCGGCACCACTTTTAGTCAAGTATGTTAAGGCGGGTAGACTTGGCCGAAAGTCAGGTAAAGGGGTATACGACTATACCACGGAAGATAACGGGGTGAAAAAGTGA
- a CDS encoding thiolase family protein: MREVVIVDAVRTPIGRYKGGLKTVRPDDLGAVAIKALVERNPELPVNEIEEVIFGNANGAGEDNRNVARMSALLAGLPVEVGGTTINRLCGSGMDAVIYGARAILAGEGDIFIAGGTESMTRAPLVMGKPEVDYPRGDMKMFDTTIGWRFINPLLHEKFGTDSMPETAENVAKKYGITREEQDQFAYDSQQKAKEAIGQNRFKEEIVPVRVVDRKGNETWVTEDEHPRPETSLEKLGTLKPLFKDGSVTAGNASGVNDGASALLLMSREKADQLGLKPLARYVSSGVAGLEPAIMGVGPIEASKKALKRAGLSIADLDLVELNEAFASQSLACMRELGLDPEKVNVNGGAIAFGHPLGASGARILTTLIHEMKKQGSHYGLATMCIGVGQGIASIVEAINE; the protein is encoded by the coding sequence ATGAGAGAGGTTGTCATCGTTGATGCTGTTCGTACGCCTATAGGAAGATATAAAGGTGGACTTAAAACGGTTCGGCCCGATGATCTTGGTGCAGTGGCCATCAAAGCGCTTGTGGAAAGAAACCCTGAACTTCCTGTCAACGAGATTGAAGAAGTGATATTTGGAAACGCAAACGGAGCGGGAGAAGATAATCGTAATGTGGCAAGAATGTCAGCTTTACTCGCGGGACTTCCTGTAGAGGTAGGCGGAACGACGATCAACCGTTTATGCGGATCTGGTATGGATGCGGTCATCTACGGTGCTAGAGCCATCTTGGCTGGTGAAGGAGATATCTTCATCGCCGGTGGAACGGAGAGTATGACACGTGCACCACTCGTAATGGGGAAGCCTGAAGTCGACTATCCTCGTGGCGATATGAAAATGTTTGATACGACGATCGGATGGCGCTTTATTAATCCGCTTTTGCATGAAAAGTTCGGAACAGATTCTATGCCTGAAACAGCAGAGAACGTAGCGAAGAAATATGGAATTACAAGAGAAGAACAAGATCAATTCGCTTATGATTCTCAGCAGAAAGCAAAAGAAGCTATCGGACAGAACCGTTTTAAAGAAGAAATTGTTCCTGTAAGAGTAGTAGACCGAAAAGGAAACGAAACGTGGGTTACAGAAGATGAACACCCTCGTCCTGAAACATCGCTTGAAAAGCTTGGTACACTAAAACCGTTGTTTAAAGACGGAAGTGTCACAGCGGGAAATGCGTCTGGGGTCAACGATGGAGCTTCTGCATTACTTTTGATGAGCCGTGAAAAAGCGGATCAGTTAGGATTAAAACCTTTGGCTCGATATGTATCATCCGGTGTGGCAGGTCTTGAACCCGCTATTATGGGTGTTGGCCCAATTGAAGCTTCCAAAAAAGCACTGAAGCGGGCTGGTCTTTCAATAGCAGACCTAGATTTGGTGGAGTTGAATGAAGCTTTTGCATCACAATCACTTGCTTGTATGAGAGAGCTGGGACTAGATCCTGAAAAAGTTAACGTAAACGGTGGTGCGATAGCGTTCGGACACCCACTCGGAGCGAGTGGTGCGCGCATTTTAACAACGCTTATTCACGAAATGAAAAAGCAAGGATCACACTATGGTCTAGCAACAATGTGTATCGGTGTTGGTCAAGGTATTGCTTCCATCGTTGAAGCGATCAATGAATAG
- a CDS encoding enoyl-CoA hydratase-related protein, with amino-acid sequence MSAILYEVKDYVAYVTLNRPEVLNCFNFSTLKELEEVVEDIHHNNDVRVVIFTGAGEKAFSAGADLKERRTLSDSEVRRNVRKIRDVFSAVEALPQPTICAINGHAFGGGFELALACDLRVSVREASMGLTELSWAIIPGAGGTQRLPRLIGQAKAMELILTAKKMMAEEAFSYGILNQVTSREELMAVCENYAGLIMKNGPVAVQQAKYAIKHGTEVDLQTGLAIEAKAYEVTIPTKDRMEALVAFGEKRPPVFKGE; translated from the coding sequence GTGAGTGCTATTTTATACGAAGTAAAAGATTATGTTGCTTATGTTACATTAAACCGTCCGGAAGTTTTGAACTGCTTTAATTTTTCAACATTAAAAGAGCTTGAAGAAGTCGTAGAAGACATTCATCACAATAATGATGTTCGCGTTGTGATTTTTACAGGTGCAGGGGAAAAAGCATTCAGTGCAGGAGCTGATCTAAAAGAGCGCCGTACACTGAGTGATTCAGAAGTAAGAAGAAATGTACGTAAGATCCGCGATGTGTTCTCTGCTGTTGAAGCGTTGCCGCAGCCTACAATCTGTGCGATCAATGGCCATGCTTTTGGAGGAGGCTTCGAGTTAGCTCTTGCTTGTGATCTGCGGGTTTCTGTGAGAGAAGCGTCGATGGGTCTGACCGAACTTAGTTGGGCGATCATCCCAGGTGCAGGAGGAACTCAGCGTCTTCCTAGACTGATCGGTCAAGCGAAAGCGATGGAACTCATTTTAACAGCAAAAAAGATGATGGCGGAAGAAGCTTTTTCATACGGCATCTTAAACCAAGTGACATCGAGAGAAGAATTGATGGCTGTTTGTGAAAACTATGCTGGTCTTATTATGAAGAATGGACCAGTAGCAGTTCAGCAAGCAAAGTATGCGATCAAGCATGGAACGGAAGTGGATCTTCAGACAGGACTTGCGATTGAGGCGAAAGCGTATGAAGTGACGATTCCTACAAAAGATCGAATGGAAGCACTCGTTGCTTTTGGAGAAAAAAGACCGCCTGTATTTAAGGGAGAGTAA
- the paaX gene encoding phenylacetic acid degradation operon negative regulatory protein PaaX, producing MQNSLNTRSMVFTLYGDYIRHYGSEIWIGSLIRLLEEFGHNEQAVRAAISRMNKQGWIAARKQGNKSYYFLTERGKKRMDEAAKRIFNAQQEPWNGEWMMFTYTIPEEKRSIRDELRKELVWSGFGLLANSFWISPHAYSEQIQSMIDKYEIKDYVHSFTAVYNGPNENEKLVSECWDLNDINEKYNEFIVTYSQKYVIDKNKIEKGEMTDGECFVERTKLVHEYRKFLFIDPGLPKELLHAEWLGDHAASLFSDYYRALAGPASRFFESIYSDGNALKKDSEFDALNHPLIQESRS from the coding sequence ATGCAGAATAGTTTAAACACACGCTCCATGGTATTCACATTATACGGAGACTATATCCGGCATTATGGCAGTGAAATATGGATTGGAAGCTTGATTCGATTGTTAGAAGAGTTTGGTCACAACGAACAGGCAGTAAGAGCAGCGATTTCCAGAATGAATAAGCAGGGCTGGATTGCAGCTAGAAAACAAGGCAATAAAAGTTATTATTTTTTAACAGAGCGTGGAAAAAAGCGGATGGATGAAGCCGCAAAGAGAATCTTTAATGCGCAACAGGAACCGTGGAACGGCGAATGGATGATGTTCACCTATACGATTCCTGAAGAGAAAAGAAGCATACGTGATGAGCTTCGAAAAGAACTGGTCTGGAGCGGGTTTGGTCTACTCGCTAACAGCTTCTGGATCTCTCCGCACGCATACTCTGAGCAGATTCAATCTATGATCGATAAATATGAGATCAAAGACTATGTTCATTCTTTTACAGCGGTCTACAATGGTCCGAATGAGAATGAAAAGCTAGTTTCTGAGTGTTGGGATCTGAATGACATCAACGAGAAATACAACGAGTTCATCGTAACGTATTCTCAAAAGTACGTGATCGATAAAAATAAGATTGAGAAAGGTGAAATGACAGACGGAGAGTGCTTCGTAGAGCGCACAAAGCTTGTTCACGAATACCGTAAGTTTCTATTCATCGATCCAGGTCTTCCAAAGGAACTGCTTCATGCAGAATGGCTAGGGGATCACGCGGCTTCGCTCTTTAGTGATTATTACCGAGCACTAGCTGGACCTGCAAGTCGGTTCTTTGAAAGCATCTATTCGGATGGAAACGCTCTAAAGAAAGATTCTGAGTTTGATGCATTGAACCACCCTCTCATTCAAGAGAGTCGTTCTTAA
- a CDS encoding gamma carbonic anhydrase family protein, with product MKYSFDGKTPDVHESAFIAPGVHLIGDVTVEEGASIWFNSVLRGDEGPISIGKKTNVQDNCTLHLYEGYPLILEDEVSIGHNVILHGCTIKKGALVGMGSTILDGVEIGEQAFIGANTLIPPGKKIPPRVMVMGSPGKVIRELNDEDLKLIQLTIDTYYEKGKQFASELKK from the coding sequence ATGAAATACTCATTTGATGGCAAAACACCAGATGTTCATGAAAGCGCTTTTATTGCTCCAGGGGTCCACCTAATTGGTGACGTTACTGTAGAAGAAGGAGCTAGCATCTGGTTTAACTCAGTTCTTCGAGGTGATGAAGGGCCGATCTCCATCGGAAAAAAGACGAACGTTCAGGACAACTGTACGCTTCACCTCTATGAAGGATATCCCCTTATTTTAGAAGATGAGGTGTCGATCGGACACAACGTTATCCTGCACGGATGTACGATAAAAAAAGGAGCTCTCGTTGGCATGGGTTCAACGATACTTGATGGTGTGGAAATAGGTGAACAAGCCTTCATCGGCGCCAACACACTGATCCCACCAGGTAAAAAAATTCCTCCTCGTGTGATGGTCATGGGTTCTCCTGGAAAAGTAATTCGAGAACTGAACGATGAAGATTTAAAGCTGATCCAGCTAACGATCGACACGTATTATGAAAAAGGAAAGCAGTTTGCTTCTGAGTTAAAAAAATAG
- a CDS encoding NAD(P)H-dependent flavin oxidoreductase, with protein MNSICEKLGIQYPILQGGMGNVSNAELASAISNAGGLGTIGAGTMSPEEVENLIIATKGMTDKPFAVNVPLTVASNVKEILKLLINHKVEVVSLSAGNPAPYIPKLKEHGLKVICVVASVYHAKKAEAAGADLLVAEGYEAAGLNSPYETTTMVLLPQVSKSVRIPVIAAGGIADGSGMAAAFALGAQGVQMGTRFIATKEAPFHERYKTSLVEADDTKTLIVGRQTGKIRRIYDTPYAQKLIQLEKNGVSAEEFMAHTSEDHHILGAVKGDLENGFINSGQIAGGITDVPSVKELLETMMKEAKETVSILNNRLM; from the coding sequence TTGAATTCAATCTGCGAAAAATTAGGTATTCAGTATCCCATCCTTCAGGGTGGGATGGGAAATGTTAGTAATGCGGAACTGGCTTCAGCGATATCAAATGCTGGTGGATTAGGCACGATTGGTGCAGGGACGATGTCACCTGAAGAGGTAGAAAATTTAATAATTGCAACAAAGGGGATGACAGATAAGCCATTTGCTGTTAATGTACCTTTAACCGTTGCATCAAATGTAAAAGAAATTCTTAAACTTCTGATCAATCATAAAGTGGAAGTTGTTTCCTTATCTGCGGGTAATCCAGCCCCTTACATACCGAAACTAAAGGAACATGGATTAAAGGTTATTTGTGTTGTGGCTTCTGTATATCATGCCAAAAAAGCAGAAGCAGCAGGTGCAGACTTGTTAGTAGCTGAAGGCTATGAAGCTGCGGGACTTAACTCACCCTACGAGACAACGACCATGGTTCTGTTACCTCAAGTATCCAAGAGCGTCCGTATTCCGGTCATCGCTGCTGGAGGTATTGCTGATGGGAGCGGTATGGCAGCAGCCTTTGCTCTCGGTGCACAAGGTGTTCAGATGGGAACTCGTTTTATCGCAACAAAGGAAGCCCCTTTTCATGAGAGATACAAAACTTCCTTAGTAGAGGCAGATGATACAAAAACGTTAATCGTTGGCCGCCAAACAGGAAAGATCAGAAGAATTTATGATACACCTTATGCTCAAAAGTTGATTCAACTTGAAAAAAATGGCGTCTCTGCTGAAGAGTTTATGGCACATACCTCAGAAGATCATCATATTTTAGGAGCTGTAAAAGGGGACTTGGAAAACGGTTTTATCAATAGCGGGCAGATCGCCGGTGGGATAACTGATGTACCGAGCGTAAAAGAACTGCTTGAAACGATGATGAAAGAAGCGAAAGAAACAGTTAGTATATTAAACAACCGTTTAATGTAA
- a CDS encoding sodium-dependent transporter produces MNQQDQWTSKLAFILAAAGSAIGLGAIWKFPYVAGTSGGGAFFLLFLLFTFLIGFPLLMAEFVIGRGAQKEAVSAYRKIAPGSAWPWLGRMGVATAFILLSFYSVIGGWIVLYLGKSFSGDFFNHDFSQMFGESISSTWPVLISQFIFMMITIFVVSRGIKNGIEKANQIMMPALFVLFAVLIVRSLTLDNAMEGVKFFLYPDFSKIGGDDILFALGQSFFSLSVGISVMVTYSSYLSKKESLTKSATTIVLLNVLISLLAGLAIFPGVFSLGLEPTEGPGLLFVVLPAVFEQIVFGQFFFIVFLALFLFATLTSAFSMLEIIVASITKGELENRAKWSWIIGILIFVFGVPSTLSYGVWSDFTLFDKIIFDQLDYLVSNILLPLGALFIALFVGYRYPREMLLQEFRAGSSVSVKGFALWLMLIRYVVPVVIIIVFVNMLGLF; encoded by the coding sequence ATGAATCAGCAAGACCAGTGGACGTCGAAGTTAGCTTTTATTTTAGCTGCAGCAGGATCAGCAATCGGACTCGGTGCAATTTGGAAATTTCCTTATGTAGCTGGTACAAGCGGTGGGGGGGCTTTTTTCCTTCTCTTTTTATTGTTTACGTTTTTGATAGGTTTTCCTCTTTTAATGGCTGAGTTCGTTATTGGCCGAGGTGCACAAAAAGAGGCAGTTTCTGCCTATCGAAAGATCGCGCCAGGTTCTGCATGGCCATGGCTTGGCAGAATGGGTGTAGCGACTGCATTTATCTTATTATCTTTTTACAGTGTAATCGGTGGATGGATTGTTCTCTACCTCGGTAAAAGTTTTTCGGGAGATTTCTTCAACCATGACTTTAGTCAAATGTTCGGAGAATCGATCTCAAGCACGTGGCCGGTTTTGATCTCTCAGTTCATCTTTATGATGATTACGATTTTTGTTGTAAGCCGTGGAATTAAAAATGGTATCGAAAAAGCAAATCAAATTATGATGCCAGCACTTTTTGTGTTGTTTGCGGTATTGATCGTTCGTTCATTGACTCTAGATAACGCAATGGAAGGCGTTAAGTTTTTCTTATACCCTGACTTTTCAAAAATCGGTGGAGACGATATCTTATTTGCACTTGGTCAGTCTTTCTTCTCATTAAGTGTTGGTATCTCGGTTATGGTTACGTACAGCTCTTATTTGAGCAAAAAAGAAAGCCTTACAAAATCAGCGACGACGATCGTATTACTGAACGTACTGATTTCTTTATTAGCAGGATTAGCAATCTTCCCAGGTGTGTTTTCATTAGGTCTAGAGCCTACAGAAGGTCCTGGATTATTGTTCGTTGTACTTCCTGCCGTGTTTGAACAAATTGTGTTTGGACAATTCTTCTTTATCGTTTTCCTAGCATTATTCTTGTTTGCGACCCTTACATCAGCTTTCTCCATGCTAGAAATTATCGTCGCATCAATCACGAAAGGTGAGCTAGAGAACCGTGCAAAATGGTCTTGGATCATCGGAATCCTTATTTTTGTATTTGGTGTACCATCAACACTGTCATATGGAGTTTGGTCGGATTTCACTTTATTTGACAAAATTATCTTTGACCAACTCGACTATCTAGTAAGTAACATTCTGCTTCCTTTAGGAGCGCTGTTTATCGCGTTATTTGTAGGATATCGTTATCCGAGAGAAATGCTTCTTCAAGAGTTTAGAGCAGGTTCTTCCGTTTCTGTAAAAGGATTTGCGCTTTGGCTCATGCTAATCCGTTATGTGGTCCCTGTCGTGATCATCATCGTATTCGTTAACATGCTTGGGCTTTTTTAA
- a CDS encoding SDR family oxidoreductase, translated as MLKDKTAVVTGATRGCGKAIAEKLGTLEAKLAIIGSSDGIFKTGEELKAKGFDVLAIKADVTKEADVAELFKQTFEAFGNIDILINNAGIGQFKLAEEHSLVDFQKMFEVNVQGVFLCSTAVVPHMKERKEGTIITISSDVGRRTISNGSVYTATKYAVQGFSGSLAQELREFGVRVGTVNPGAIDTYFADSEQGLDFKEDWLKVDDIAEAVAYMASAPKHMVVDEIMLHPLSQEYPNV; from the coding sequence ATGCTAAAAGATAAAACAGCAGTAGTGACAGGAGCAACTCGTGGGTGCGGAAAAGCTATAGCAGAAAAGCTAGGTACATTAGAAGCGAAATTAGCGATCATTGGTTCATCTGATGGCATCTTCAAAACGGGAGAAGAGTTAAAAGCTAAGGGATTCGATGTTCTTGCCATAAAAGCGGATGTGACGAAAGAAGCGGACGTAGCAGAACTGTTTAAACAAACGTTTGAAGCGTTTGGAAACATTGATATTCTAATAAACAATGCGGGTATCGGTCAGTTTAAATTGGCTGAAGAGCATTCATTAGTAGACTTTCAAAAAATGTTTGAAGTCAACGTACAAGGTGTATTCTTATGTAGTACAGCGGTTGTTCCACATATGAAAGAGCGAAAAGAGGGAACGATTATCACGATCTCATCTGACGTTGGTCGCAGAACTATCTCGAACGGCTCCGTCTATACAGCAACAAAATACGCGGTTCAAGGATTTTCGGGTTCTCTTGCACAAGAACTTAGAGAATTTGGAGTACGTGTGGGTACTGTTAACCCAGGAGCTATTGATACGTACTTTGCTGATTCTGAACAAGGTCTTGATTTTAAAGAAGACTGGCTAAAAGTTGATGATATCGCAGAAGCTGTTGCTTACATGGCTAGCGCACCAAAACATATGGTCGTTGATGAGATCATGCTGCACCCTCTTTCTCAGGAATATCCAAACGTATAA
- a CDS encoding AhpC/TSA family protein, with product MRESFEKFERLDVKVVVVSPANRDQIQEFMNVHGPFPFEIYGDPELELYEEMGNHHMTSVKSMMSVGADLLKGEVKISDIVPKDKKERKHFLSAVKNQDVNIQGSSWLFDQNGDVLWKHMDETPEDHAKVDEVLKQLRK from the coding sequence TTGCGTGAGTCATTTGAGAAGTTTGAACGTTTAGATGTTAAGGTTGTTGTTGTATCACCAGCTAATCGTGATCAGATTCAAGAATTTATGAATGTACATGGACCATTTCCGTTTGAAATCTATGGTGATCCGGAGCTTGAGCTATACGAGGAGATGGGAAACCACCACATGACGAGCGTGAAAAGCATGATGTCTGTAGGTGCGGATCTCTTAAAAGGTGAAGTTAAGATAAGTGACATTGTGCCTAAAGATAAGAAGGAAAGAAAGCATTTTTTAAGCGCAGTGAAAAATCAAGATGTGAACATTCAAGGAAGTTCATGGTTGTTTGATCAGAATGGAGATGTTTTGTGGAAGCACATGGATGAAACTCCTGAAGATCATGCGAAAGTTGACGAAGTATTGAAGCAGTTGCGGAAATGA
- a CDS encoding HIT family protein produces the protein MNECLFCNPMSFPEQKIVLENESCYFLQSPKAQDILEGAGLIIPKAHKQTVFDLSEKEWRDTYELMQKAKSLLDSEFAPDGYSTGWNVNPAGGQSIPHAHFHIIPRFDDEPFAGRGIRSWIKSEENRRPGRQGKTL, from the coding sequence ATGAATGAGTGTTTATTTTGTAATCCGATGAGTTTTCCTGAGCAAAAAATAGTGTTAGAGAATGAGAGCTGCTACTTTCTGCAAAGTCCTAAAGCACAGGATATATTGGAAGGTGCGGGTTTGATTATTCCAAAAGCTCATAAACAGACTGTTTTTGATTTAAGTGAGAAAGAGTGGAGAGATACATATGAGTTGATGCAAAAAGCAAAAAGTTTGCTAGACTCAGAGTTTGCACCCGATGGTTATAGCACGGGCTGGAACGTCAATCCAGCAGGCGGCCAAAGTATTCCACATGCGCATTTTCATATCATCCCTCGATTTGATGACGAGCCGTTTGCAGGAAGAGGCATTCGTTCGTGGATTAAGTCTGAGGAAAACCGCAGGCCGGGCAGGCAAGGTAAGACTTTATAA
- a CDS encoding thioesterase family protein gives MKSGMKVGQSATIKATVTPDMFAQFEGKLVHPAYSTVSMVYHMEWAARQIILPYLEEHEEGIGGGVAAKHMAPTPEGAELTVTATLREVKGKAVICDVTVYNGKAIAGEGEVTQYILPREAISQKIKEMKI, from the coding sequence ATGAAATCAGGCATGAAGGTCGGCCAAAGTGCGACCATCAAAGCTACCGTTACACCCGATATGTTTGCTCAATTTGAAGGAAAGCTGGTCCATCCAGCATATTCAACTGTTAGCATGGTCTATCATATGGAATGGGCAGCGAGACAGATCATATTGCCATATCTTGAAGAGCATGAAGAAGGAATCGGCGGAGGAGTTGCAGCCAAGCATATGGCTCCGACACCTGAAGGCGCTGAACTTACTGTAACGGCAACGTTAAGAGAAGTAAAAGGAAAAGCAGTCATATGTGATGTAACCGTCTATAACGGAAAAGCAATAGCAGGTGAAGGAGAAGTTACGCAGTATATCCTGCCGAGAGAAGCGATCTCACAAAAAATTAAAGAGATGAAGATTTAA
- a CDS encoding Leu/Phe/Val dehydrogenase — protein MFEKISQHEQVVFCNDPSTGLKAIIAIHNTTLGPALGGCRMRPYGSVDEALEDVLRLSKGMTYKCAGADVDFGGGKSVIIGDPMTDRTPELFRAFGQFVDSLNGRFYTGTDMGTTPDDFMHALKETNCIVGVPEEYGGSGDSSVPTAQGVIYGLQATIQTLEGTDELSGKSYSIQGLGKVGFKVAEQLLAAGAQIYVTDINEKALKMIQERAELLPGNVEVVEGSDIYGVDADIFIPCALGGIIHDETIEQLKVKAIVGSANNQLLEDKHGLYLQQKGILYGPDYIVNAGGLIQVADELYGPNKARVLTKTRAIYDSLIQIYSESTKNQISTMEAANLFCEEKLLARSKRNSFFAHNRRPKWQVRN, from the coding sequence ATGTTTGAAAAAATATCACAGCATGAGCAAGTTGTGTTTTGTAACGATCCATCAACAGGTCTCAAGGCAATTATCGCTATACATAACACAACATTAGGCCCAGCACTCGGCGGATGCAGAATGAGACCGTATGGATCGGTTGATGAGGCACTTGAGGACGTGCTGAGATTGTCAAAAGGTATGACATACAAATGCGCTGGTGCAGATGTTGACTTCGGTGGAGGTAAATCGGTCATCATCGGGGATCCGATGACGGATCGTACACCAGAGTTGTTCCGAGCATTCGGACAGTTTGTAGATTCATTAAACGGCCGCTTTTATACAGGAACAGATATGGGAACAACACCTGATGATTTTATGCACGCGTTAAAAGAAACGAATTGTATCGTCGGCGTACCCGAAGAATATGGCGGCAGCGGCGATTCTTCTGTTCCAACAGCACAAGGAGTTATATACGGACTTCAAGCTACCATTCAGACGCTTGAAGGAACAGATGAACTTTCAGGTAAGTCATACTCTATACAAGGTTTAGGAAAAGTAGGTTTTAAGGTCGCAGAGCAACTGCTCGCAGCCGGTGCACAAATCTATGTTACTGATATTAATGAAAAAGCATTAAAGATGATTCAAGAACGAGCAGAACTCCTACCTGGAAATGTGGAAGTAGTTGAAGGAAGCGACATCTACGGGGTGGATGCTGATATTTTCATTCCTTGCGCACTCGGCGGAATCATTCACGATGAAACAATTGAACAACTAAAAGTAAAAGCGATCGTAGGAAGTGCCAACAATCAGCTCTTAGAAGATAAGCACGGACTTTATTTGCAGCAAAAAGGAATTTTATACGGACCCGATTATATCGTGAACGCAGGAGGGCTTATTCAGGTAGCTGATGAGCTTTATGGACCGAATAAAGCCCGTGTATTAACGAAAACGAGAGCGATCTATGACAGTCTGATACAGATTTATAGCGAGAGTACAAAGAACCAGATATCTACGATGGAAGCAGCAAATCTTTTCTGTGAGGAGAAGCTTTTGGCCCGCTCAAAACGAAACAGCTTTTTCGCTCACAACCGAAGACCAAAATGGCAAGTTCGAAACTAA